In one Modestobacter sp. L9-4 genomic region, the following are encoded:
- a CDS encoding SDR family NAD(P)-dependent oxidoreductase produces MTGAGGDRGTTLAGTVALVTGASAGIGRYLVQGLAERGATVAGLARSGDRLTAAMNEVAGATGARTLAVAADVTDPDAVQAAVTQVVAELGPVTLLVNNAGLIDAAEVPLWEADPDQWWAVVESQVRGPFLLARAVVPGMVAAGGGRVIGLGSGLGTRGSDVYSAYSAGKTAQMRITEGIDLAGATHGVRAFDLAPGVIDTAMTRAMPMHDGRTDWTRPEDVVALAVAIAAGELDQWSGRFLRAGADDLDTLRRTTPEDAARRLRLRPYGDADPIG; encoded by the coding sequence GTGACCGGGGCCGGGGGTGACCGGGGGACGACCCTCGCCGGCACGGTCGCGCTGGTCACCGGGGCCTCGGCCGGCATCGGCCGGTACCTGGTGCAGGGGTTGGCCGAGCGCGGCGCGACCGTGGCCGGCCTCGCCCGCTCCGGGGACCGGCTGACCGCCGCGATGAACGAGGTCGCCGGGGCGACGGGTGCCCGCACGCTGGCCGTGGCCGCCGACGTCACCGACCCCGACGCGGTGCAGGCCGCGGTCACCCAGGTGGTCGCCGAGCTCGGTCCGGTCACGCTGCTGGTCAACAACGCCGGGCTGATCGACGCCGCCGAGGTGCCGCTGTGGGAGGCCGACCCCGACCAGTGGTGGGCGGTGGTCGAGAGCCAGGTGCGCGGGCCGTTCCTGCTCGCCCGCGCCGTCGTGCCCGGGATGGTCGCCGCCGGTGGCGGTCGGGTGATCGGGCTGGGCAGCGGGCTCGGCACGCGGGGGAGCGACGTCTACAGCGCCTACTCGGCCGGCAAGACCGCCCAGATGCGGATCACCGAGGGCATCGACCTGGCCGGGGCCACGCACGGCGTGCGCGCGTTCGACCTGGCGCCGGGCGTCATCGACACGGCGATGACGCGGGCGATGCCGATGCACGACGGCCGCACCGACTGGACCCGGCCCGAGGACGTCGTCGCCCTCGCGGTGGCGATCGCGGCCGGTGAGCTCGACCAGTGGTCGGGTCGCTTCCTGCGCGCCGGTGCCGACGACCTGGACACGCTGCGCCGCACGACCCCCGAGGACGCTGCCCGCCGACTACGGCTGCGCCCGTACGGGGACGCCGACCCGATCGGTTGA
- a CDS encoding diacylglycerol kinase family protein produces the protein MSPFDRIVIVFNPHSTGDAPRSAEELRAELARRLPAAPVQLRPTEHAGHAREIAREVAATGSPLIVSVSGDGGYNEVVDGAVQSGNDRVVCAVRAAGNANDHRRTTREHHLADAIVAGDVRRIDLLRLTLGSGPTARTRYAHSYIGVGLTPVVAVDLEQGGKGSWREIVAVVRGFARFRPFPVRLEDGQRRTIDSLVFANISQMAKYATLTEGAAPDDGRFEVVTQRHTGKLRVLATALRAATRGLGPQPSATHYAFTALAPMPLQLDGELVELTAGTEVAVDIAPGALATLV, from the coding sequence GTGAGCCCGTTCGACCGGATCGTGATCGTCTTCAACCCGCACAGCACCGGCGACGCGCCCCGGTCGGCCGAGGAGCTGCGCGCCGAGCTGGCCCGGCGGCTGCCGGCGGCGCCGGTCCAGCTGCGCCCCACCGAGCACGCCGGCCACGCCCGGGAGATCGCCCGTGAGGTGGCGGCCACCGGCAGCCCGCTGATCGTCTCGGTCAGCGGCGACGGTGGCTACAACGAGGTCGTCGACGGCGCCGTGCAGTCCGGCAACGACCGGGTCGTGTGCGCCGTCCGGGCCGCCGGCAACGCCAACGACCACCGCCGCACCACCCGGGAGCACCACCTGGCCGACGCGATCGTGGCCGGTGACGTCCGGCGCATCGACCTGCTGCGGCTCACCCTCGGCTCCGGCCCCACCGCCCGGACCCGGTACGCGCACTCCTACATCGGCGTCGGGCTCACCCCCGTGGTCGCCGTCGACCTGGAGCAGGGCGGCAAGGGCTCGTGGCGGGAGATCGTCGCGGTCGTGCGCGGATTCGCCCGCTTCCGCCCCTTCCCCGTCCGGCTCGAGGACGGGCAGCGGCGGACCATCGACAGCCTGGTCTTCGCCAACATCTCCCAGATGGCCAAGTACGCGACGCTCACCGAGGGCGCCGCCCCTGACGACGGCCGCTTCGAGGTGGTCACCCAGCGGCACACCGGGAAGCTGCGGGTGCTGGCCACGGCCCTGCGCGCGGCGACCCGCGGGCTGGGTCCGCAGCCCAGCGCCACGCACTACGCCTTCACCGCGCTCGCCCCCATGCCGCTGCAGCTGGACGGCGAGCTGGTGGAGCTGACCGCCGGCACCGAGGTCGCCGTGGACATCGCCCCGGGGGCCCTGGCCACCCTCGTCTGA
- a CDS encoding STAS domain-containing protein: MQTTELPGGIDLVEEVGGPVLRLRGEVDWLVVDAYDAVPDRRRSAVAVDLSAATFLDVPGLRLLLRATEGTRRSGQVPELRRASHTVQRMVQIAGVERLFAAVS; the protein is encoded by the coding sequence ATGCAGACCACCGAGCTGCCCGGCGGGATCGACCTGGTCGAGGAGGTCGGCGGGCCGGTGCTCCGGCTGCGCGGCGAGGTCGACTGGCTGGTCGTCGACGCCTACGACGCCGTCCCCGATCGCCGGCGGTCCGCGGTGGCCGTCGACCTGTCCGCCGCCACGTTCCTCGACGTGCCGGGGCTGCGGCTGCTGCTGCGGGCCACCGAGGGCACCCGCCGGTCGGGCCAGGTACCGGAGCTGCGGCGCGCCTCGCACACCGTGCAGCGGATGGTCCAGATCGCCGGGGTCGAGAGGCTCTTCGCCGCCGTCTCCTGA